The genomic segment CCAAAGGCGCGATGCGCGCCGATGGCGCGAGCTACGAGGATTGCGCGCGCCGCGCGATGGAGATCTCGCGCGGTGCGGCCTTCACCGAGGCCGAGATCGACACGCTGAACCTGATCCCCGAGGAGCTGCGCGGCCTCGACCGGATGGAGGCCCGCAAGGCCGTCGTCGCCCAGATCAACGCCGAGGGCCTCGCGGTGATGACCACGGCCCTCACCAAGGACGACGAGGGCAACGAGGTCGAAACCCTTGTGCCCCATGTCGAGAACAAACCGATCATGCAGCCCTTCGGCGACCGCTCGAAAGTGGTCATCGAGCCGATGCTGACCGATCAATGGTATGTCGACGCCGAGAAGATCGTCGGCCGCGCGCTCGACGCGGTGCGCAACGGCGAGACCAAGATCCTGCCCGAGGCGGGCGAGAAGACCTATTACCACTGGCTCGAGAACATCGAACCCTGGTGCATCTCGCGCCAGCTTTGGTGGGGGCATCAGATCCCGGTGTGGTATGGGCCAAAAATGTCTGACGATGGCGACGGAATCGCGACTTGGACGTCTGGCTCCGGCCTGACGCAACCAGCTACGGACGACGTTGCCTTCTGTGCGCCGACGAAAGAAGAAGCGATTAAGCTCGCACAATCATATTACCCGCGCACCTACACGATTACGGCCACCGACGCCCCGTCGGGTGAGATCGGATTCAATAAAGATGGCCGCGGCTTGACGGTAGAGCTTTACCGCGACCCCGACGTGCTCGACACCTGGTTCTCCTCGGGCCTCTGGCCGATCGGCACGCTCGGCTGGCCGAACTGGGATGAGAGCACCTCGAAGTACTTCCCGACCGATGTGCTCGTCACTGGCGCCGACATCCTCTTCTTCTGGGTCGCTCGGATGATGATGATGCAGCTCGCCGTCATGGATCAGGTGCCCTTCCACACCGTCTACCTGCACCAGCTCGTCCGCGACGAGAAGGGCAAGAAGATGTCGAAAACCGCGGGCAACGTCATCGACCCGCTCGAGATCATCGACGAATACGGCGCCGACGCGCTGCGCATGACCAATGCCGCGATGGCCTCGATCGGCGGCGTGCTGAAGCTCTCGAAAGACCGCATCGCCGGCTATCGCAACTTCGGCACCAAGATCTGGAACGCCACGCGCTTCGCCGAGATGAACGGCGTCTTCGAGGGCCCGGCCACCGGCCTGCCCACGCCCACCCATACGGTGAACAAATGGATCATCGGCGAAACCGCCAAGGTCCGCGAGCTCGTCGATACCGCCTTCGCCGCCTATCGCTTCAATGAGGCGGCGCTTGGGCTCTACGCCTTCGTCTGGGGCAAGGTCTGCGACTGGTATGTCGAGTTTGCCAAGCCGCTCTTCGACGGGCCCGAGGCCGAGGAAACCCGCGCCACCATGCGCTGGGTGCTCGATCAGTGCTACACCATGCTCCACCCGGTGATGCCCTTCATCACCGAAGAGCTCTGGGCGCTGACCGCCCCGGAAGGCGGGCGCGCCAAGATGCTCGTCCATGCCGATTGGCCGAGCTACGGGGCCGAACTCGTCGACCCGGACGCCGACCGCGAGATGAACTGGGTGATCGACCTGATCGACACGATCCGCTCGAGCCGCACCCAGATGGGCGTGCCGGTGGGGCTGAAACTGCCGATGGTGCTCGCCGAGGCCGACGAGGCCGCCCGCGCCGCCATCGCGCGCAACGAGGCGCTGATCCTGCGCCTTGCGCGCATCGACAGCATCACCGAAACCGCGATCCCGAAAGGCGCGATCTCGATCCCGGTCGCCGGCGCGCTCTTCGGCCTGCCGCTCGAAGGCGTGATCGACGTGAAGGCCGAAAAGGCCCGCCTCGAGAAAGCCCTCGCCAAGCTCGAGAAAGAGGCCGCGGGCCTCAAGGCCAAGCTCGACAACCCGAAATTCCTCGCCAACGCCTCCGAAGAGGTGATCGAGGAAAGCCGCGACAACCTCGCCCAACGCACCGACGAGGCCGCCAAGGTCGCCGCCGCGGTCAAACGCCTCGCCGATCTCGGCTGACCCGGGGCCAGAACCCAAAACCCCCCCGCGCCGCGCGGCCGGGGGGCTTTTTCATGCCGTTTCTTCTTGGCTCAAATACGCAAATCCCTCAGCCGAACTTCGGCGCGCGCCCGGCCATGTTCGCGGCGATCACCTCCATCTGGTCGGGCTTGCCGATCAGATCGGTCTGCTCGCGGCTCTCGGCGAGCAAAACCTCCGCCGCGCCCGCCGTATAGGCCTTGGAAATCAACCGCTTCGCCGCCCGGATCGCCGAAGGGCTGCGCCCCGCGATCGCCTCGGCCAGCTCCCGCGCCCGCGCCAAGGGCTCCGCCGCGATCTCGGTCACGAGCCCGAGCGCAAGCCCCTCCTCGGCGCTCACCTCCTCGGCCGTATAGGTCA from the Rhodobacter xanthinilyticus genome contains:
- a CDS encoding valine--tRNA ligase, which gives rise to MTMEKTFDAREAEPRLYAKWEEAGAFKAGANASRPETFCIMIPPPNVTGALHVGHAFNNTIQDILVRWHRMRGFDTLWQPGQDHAGIATQLMVERELAKTGQPKRTELGREKFLEKVWEWKGQYGSTIINQLKRLGSSCDWSRNAFTMSGAPGAPAGEEGNFHDAVIKVFVEMYNKGLIYRGKRLVNWDPHFETAISDLEVENIEVAGHMWHFKYPLAGGATYEYVEKDAEGNVTLRETRDYISIATTRPETMLGDGAVAVHPSDERYAPIVGMLCEIPVGPKEHRRLIPIITDEYPDPTFGSGAVKITGAHDFNDYQVAKRAGLPMYRLMDTKGAMRADGASYEDCARRAMEISRGAAFTEAEIDTLNLIPEELRGLDRMEARKAVVAQINAEGLAVMTTALTKDDEGNEVETLVPHVENKPIMQPFGDRSKVVIEPMLTDQWYVDAEKIVGRALDAVRNGETKILPEAGEKTYYHWLENIEPWCISRQLWWGHQIPVWYGPKMSDDGDGIATWTSGSGLTQPATDDVAFCAPTKEEAIKLAQSYYPRTYTITATDAPSGEIGFNKDGRGLTVELYRDPDVLDTWFSSGLWPIGTLGWPNWDESTSKYFPTDVLVTGADILFFWVARMMMMQLAVMDQVPFHTVYLHQLVRDEKGKKMSKTAGNVIDPLEIIDEYGADALRMTNAAMASIGGVLKLSKDRIAGYRNFGTKIWNATRFAEMNGVFEGPATGLPTPTHTVNKWIIGETAKVRELVDTAFAAYRFNEAALGLYAFVWGKVCDWYVEFAKPLFDGPEAEETRATMRWVLDQCYTMLHPVMPFITEELWALTAPEGGRAKMLVHADWPSYGAELVDPDADREMNWVIDLIDTIRSSRTQMGVPVGLKLPMVLAEADEAARAAIARNEALILRLARIDSITETAIPKGAISIPVAGALFGLPLEGVIDVKAEKARLEKALAKLEKEAAGLKAKLDNPKFLANASEEVIEESRDNLAQRTDEAAKVAAAVKRLADLG